Proteins co-encoded in one Salarias fasciatus chromosome 4, fSalaFa1.1, whole genome shotgun sequence genomic window:
- the xpo6 gene encoding exportin-6 encodes MASEEASLRALETLMTEFFHNCTTNERKREIEELLNNFAQQTGAWRHCLFFLSNTRNEYVMMYSLTVFENLVNKMWIGVASQDKMEIRSCLPKLLLAQHKSVPYFIRNKLCKVIVDIGRQDWPMFYHDFFTNTLQLIQSPALAPLGLVMLKTTSEELACPREDLSVARKDELRKLLLEQVPTVLGLLTGILETYWDKHSIIASTPPPSPTSGESMELLGSLFQGSQYSKLLCQPMAALDNDSHQLCCLVLECLAHLFSWIPLSTSITPTLLASIFHFARFGCDLRTKTKTGSFISSNSSSSNGQLNPGTMPPTSNGGGRHGQQSESSKVDRARLGVLAMTCVNELVSKNCVPMDFEEYLLRMFQQTFFLLQRLTRENNAHTVKSRLQELDESYLEKFTDFLRLFVSVHLRRIESSPQFPIVEFLGLLFKYTFNQPTHEGYFACLDIWSVFLDFLTTKIKSRLADRESVLNRYKDALVLLLREVLNRIQFRYNQAQLEELDDETLDDDQQTEWQRYLRQSLEVVAKVMELLPSHAFSTLFPVLQENLDVYLGLQQFIVTTGTTRRLNITAENDCRRLHCSLRDLSSLLQAVGRLAEYFIGEVFAARFSDALAVVERLVEVTCYGSQTSLYDLETAVPSVLKPDLTDVHAQALAALQAYSHWLAQFYSEVHSQNQTQFITLITSAVNASSPLITAKVPEKLLLSACHLMVSITATVRPVFLVTLPAVQNIFNLITTENQTRRLPPEAHMLVCRALSSMLLLPWPNLPESEQQWQTRSSNHASLLAALTREYRILRGTVNITPRQPGLDGMKAVIQQTLPVLRDIVESISGESTKSRQFCYQSLQESVQVSLSLFPVFIQQPDVTDEMLAFFLTLFQALRVQMGVAFTGQIIHTFLSMFTREQLAASILQEGSAGCRVVQKFLKILQVVVQEPGQAFKPFLPSILSLCMEQVYPVVAERSSPDVKAEMFELLYQILHQNWRYFFKTSVLTSVQRGAADDTMENEAQFTAAMQAFGQSFLQPDIHIFKQNLSYLESLNSKHKLYHRKLFRTSMLFHFINVLLQVLLHKSHDLLQEEITLAIYNMASVDFEAFYSAFMPEFLNGCQGVDTSQRAVLARNFKLERDLPSFTQSVQRLVNDLRYYRLCNSSLPTGTIKL; translated from the exons ATG gcttcagaggaggcATCGCTGCGTGCGTTGGAGACCCTGATGACAGAGTTCTTTCACAACTGCACAACTAACGAGCGAAAAAGAGAAATAG aggagctgctgaataaCTTTGCACAGCAGACCGGAGCCTGGCGCCACTGCTTGTTCTTCCTCTCCAATACTCGAAATGAGTATGTCATGATGTACAGTCTCACGGTGTTTGAG AACTTGGTGAACAAAATGTGGATCGGTGTCGCTTCGCAAGATAAGATGGAAATTCGCAGCTGTCTGCCTAAACTCCTCCTGGCTCAGCACAAATCCGTGCCCTATTTCATCCGCAACAAGCTCTGTAAAGTAATAGTGGATATCGGCCGCCAGGATTGGCCGATGTTCTACCACGACTTCTTCACAAACACGCTTCAG TTGATCCAGTCCCCAGCTTTGGCTCCACTGGGGTTGGTGATGTTGAAAACCACATCAGAGGAGCTGGCCTGTCCCCGTGAAGACCTGAGCGTCGCCAGGAAAGACGAGCTGCGcaaactgctgctggagcaggtaCCGACGGTGCTGGGGCTGTTGACAG GTATCTTGGAGACGTACTGGGACAAACACAGCATCATCGCTTCtactcctcctccatcacccaCCTCTGGAGAAAGTA TGGAGTTGCTGGGCAGTTTGTTTCAGGGCAGCCAGTACTCAAAGCTGCTTTGTCAACCCATGGCAGCTCTGGACAATGACAGCCACCAGCTCTGTTGTCTTGTTTTGGAGTGTTTGGCCCACCTGTTCAGCTGGATCCCTCTGTCCACCAGTATTACTCCCACACTGCTGGCGTCCATTTTCCATTTTGCACGTTTCGGTTGTGACCTTCGGACAAAGACCAAGACCGGGTCCTTTATCTCCTCCAACTCCTCTTCATCTAACGGACAGCTAAACCCCGGGACAATGCCTCCGACGTCAAATGGAGGGGGGCGTCACGGACAGCAGAGTGAGAGCAGCAAGGTGGATCGAGCCAGGCTGGGCGTCCTGGCGATGACCTGCGTCAATGAACTGGTGTCAAAGAACTGCGTGCCAATGGATTTTGAGGAATACCTACTGCGAATGTTCCAGCAGACCTTCTTTCTCCTGCAAAGGCTGACGCGAGAGAACAACGCACACACAGTCAAGAGCCGCTTGCAAGAGCTCGATGAGAG TTACCTGGAAAAGTTCACAGATTTTCTGCGCCTGTTTGTCAGTGTTCACTTGAGACGAATCGAGTCAAGTCCTCAATTTCCTATCGTAGAGTTTCTTGGCCTGCTTTTCAAATATACCTTCAACCAG CCCACCCACGAAGGCTACTTTGCCTGTTTGGACATTTGGAGTGTGTTTTTAGATTTTCTGACAACTAAGATCAAAAGCAGACTAGCGGACAGAGAAAGTGTTTTAAATAG GTACAAAGATGCTTTAGTTCTTCTCTTGAGGGAAGTCCTGAATCGCATCCAGTTCCGATACAACCAGGCCCAGTTAGAAGAGCTGGACGATGAGACTCTGGACGACGAC CAACAGACCGAGTGGCAAAGGTACCTGCGTCAGAGTCTGGAGGTTGTTGCCAAGGTGATGGAGCTGCTCCCATCCCATGCGTTTTCTACTTTG TTCCCAGTACTTCAAGAAAACTTGGATGTATACCTGGGCTTGCAGCAGTTCATAGTCACCACTGGCACAA CTCGGAGGCTCAACATCACAGCAGAGAATGACTGCCGCAGACTCCACTGTTCTCTCAGGGATCTCAGCTCGCTCCTTCAGGCTGTTGGACGCTTGGCTGAGTATTTCATCGGGGAGGTTTTCGCTGCACGATTCAGTGACGCTCTGGCAGTGGTTGAAAG GCTGGTTGAAGTGACGTGCTACGGCTCCCAGACCAGCCTGTACGATCTGGAGACCGCTGTGCCTTCTGTGCTCAAGCCTGACCTCACTGATGT ACATGCTCAGGCCCTTGCTGCTCTGCAGGCCTATTCTCACTGGCTCGCACAGTTCTACAGTGAAGTCCACAGTCAAAACCAAACGCAGTTCATCACCCTCATCACATCTGCAGTCAATGCCAGCAGCCCGCTCATCACTGCCAAG GTACCTGAGAagttgctgctgtctgcatgtcaTCTGATGGTTTCCATAACCGCCACGGTGCGGCCGGTGTTCCTGGTCACTTTGCCTGCTGTTCAAAACATCTTCAACCTGATCACGACAGAGAATCAGACCCGCAGGCTTCCTCCTGAG GCTCACATGTTGGTGTGTCGCGCTTTATCCAGCATGCTGCTGCTCCCTTGGCCAAATTTACCAGAGAGCGAGCAGCAGTGGCAAACGCGCTCCAGCAACCACGCCAGCCTTCTGGCAGCCCTGACCCGGGAGTATCGTATTTTAAGAGGGACTGTGAACATTACTCCACGGCAACCTGGCCTGGACGGCA tGAAAGCAGTGATTCAGCAGACCCTGCCCGTGCTCAGAGACATAGTGGAGAGCATCTCCGGAGAATCCACCAAATCTCGACAGTTCTGTTATCAGAGCCTCCAGGAGTCTGTCCAGGTGTCCCTCAGCCTTTTCCCAGTGTTTATTCAGCAGCCAG ATGTGACCGACGAGATGCTGGCCTTCTTCCTGACGCTGTTCCAGGCGCTGCGAGTCCAGATGGGCGTCGCCTTCACCGGACAGATCATCCACACGTTCCTCAGCATGTTCACCAG GGAACAGCTGGCTGCCAGTATTCTGCAGGAGGGCAGCGCCGGGTGCAGGGTGGTGCAGAAGTTCCTCAAAATCCTGCAGGTGGTGGTGCAAGAGCCTGGTCAGGCTTTCAAGCCCTTCTTACCCAGCATCCTGTCTCTGTGCATGGAGCAGGTCTACCCAGTAGTGGCAGAG CGTTCTTCTCCGGACGTCAAAGCGGAAATGTTTGAGCTGTTATACCAAATACTTCACCAAAACTGGAGGTACTTCTTTAAAACTTCAGTCTTAACAAGTGTCCAAAGAGGAGCCGCCGACGACACCATGGAGAACGAGGCCCAGTTCACAGCTGCCATGCAG GCGTTCGGCCAGTCCTTTCTGCAGCCCGACATCCACATCTTCAAACAGAACCTCTCCTATTTGGAGTCACTCAACAGCAAACACAAGCTGTATCACAGA aagCTGTTCCGGACTTCGATGCTGTTCCACTTCATCAACGTGCTGCTGCAAGTCCTCCTCCACAAGAGCCACgacctcctccaggaggaaatCACCCTCGCCATTTACAACATGGCTTCTGTGGACTTCGAAGCTTTTTACTCGGCCTTCATGCCGGAGTTCCTCAACGGCTGTCAGGGTGTGGACACCAGCCAGCGAGCGGTTCTGGCTCGCAACTTCAAGCTTGAACGG GACTTGCCTTCGTTCACTCAGAGCGTGCAGCGCCTGGTGAACGACCTCCGCTACTACAGACTGTGTAACAGCAGCCTCCCCACCGGCACCATAAAGCTATAG